From a region of the Neobacillus niacini genome:
- a CDS encoding C39 family peptidase — translation MKKLCLMVSILPLFGCNNTDDTVSKQTKKQSYTEIYEQIPSTSIRKTENPDIVLKKVNNQPAKKDSMMLDVVLIKQNPELRYGCEVTSLAMVLNHAGVNIDKMELYRSIQKDPDPIKRSANGDILNWGNPADGFVGDMTGRQAGYAVFDKPMEALVNQKLPGRAINLTNQPFERVLEHVSAGYPVVVWTTGDYRLPDRWESWNHGQQVIKTPLDLHAVVLVGYDANYVYLNDPLSGKKQVRVGRNQFIESWKALQSRAISYK, via the coding sequence TTGAAAAAACTTTGCTTAATGGTTTCAATTCTTCCACTTTTTGGATGTAACAATACAGATGATACTGTTTCAAAACAAACAAAGAAACAAAGCTACACGGAAATATATGAACAAATACCGAGCACATCCATTAGGAAAACGGAAAATCCCGACATTGTTCTTAAAAAAGTTAACAATCAGCCAGCTAAAAAGGATTCAATGATGCTGGACGTTGTATTAATAAAACAAAATCCAGAACTGAGATATGGGTGTGAAGTAACAAGCCTCGCCATGGTTTTAAATCATGCGGGTGTCAATATAGACAAAATGGAATTGTATCGTTCCATTCAAAAAGATCCTGATCCTATCAAAAGATCAGCAAATGGCGACATTTTAAATTGGGGCAACCCTGCCGATGGTTTTGTTGGAGATATGACAGGAAGGCAGGCTGGTTATGCCGTCTTTGATAAACCCATGGAAGCACTGGTGAATCAAAAGCTGCCAGGGAGAGCAATAAATTTAACCAATCAGCCATTTGAACGAGTTCTAGAGCATGTTTCTGCTGGTTATCCTGTAGTAGTTTGGACAACAGGTGATTATCGGTTGCCTGATCGCTGGGAGTCGTGGAATCATGGGCAGCAAGTGATAAAAACACCTCTTGACCTGCATGCAGTAGTTCTTGTAGGGTATGACGCAAACTATGTATATTTGAATGATCCACTTTCCGGTAAAAAACAAGTAAGAGTGGGAAGAAATCAATTTATTGAATCCTGGAAGGCCCTTCAGAGCAGGGCTATTAGTTATAAGTAA
- a CDS encoding SDR family oxidoreductase, whose amino-acid sequence MDFNLSGKTALIMASSQGLGFAIAERLVREGTNVMISGRDEEKLIKKAAELESIGIGKVAFQKTDITKTGDIKRLVSKTIEAFGSLDLLINNAGGPPAGTFEDLSDDDWQNAFELNLLSYIRAIREALPYLKEQGGKILNIASSSIKEPIPGLILSNTFRTGIVGLSKTLASELAPHNILINTIAPGRIATDRVRHLDQFTAEKQGVDVESVEMSMKAQIPLRRYGTPEEFANVAVFLLSDANTYMTGSSFLVDGGMIKSI is encoded by the coding sequence ATGGATTTTAATTTGAGCGGGAAAACAGCGCTTATTATGGCGTCTAGTCAAGGCTTAGGCTTTGCTATTGCCGAACGATTAGTCAGAGAAGGCACGAATGTAATGATCTCTGGACGAGATGAGGAGAAACTAATAAAGAAGGCTGCTGAATTAGAATCAATTGGCATCGGTAAGGTTGCTTTCCAAAAAACAGATATCACCAAAACTGGAGATATTAAAAGACTTGTTTCTAAAACCATTGAGGCATTTGGTAGTCTTGATTTACTGATTAATAATGCTGGTGGTCCGCCGGCTGGCACTTTCGAGGATTTAAGCGATGATGATTGGCAAAATGCGTTTGAACTTAATTTGTTATCTTATATTCGTGCAATCCGTGAGGCATTACCATACTTAAAGGAGCAAGGTGGTAAGATTCTTAATATTGCATCGTCATCGATAAAGGAACCTATACCAGGCTTAATACTCTCCAACACCTTTCGAACAGGAATCGTAGGGCTCTCCAAAACATTAGCTTCAGAATTAGCTCCACATAATATCTTAATTAATACGATAGCACCTGGACGAATTGCTACCGATCGTGTGAGACACTTAGACCAGTTTACTGCAGAAAAACAGGGAGTGGACGTTGAAAGTGTTGAAATGTCGATGAAAGCCCAAATTCCGCTAAGGAGATATGGAACGCCTGAGGAGTTTGCGAATGTTGCAGTTTTTCTCCTATCCGATGCGAATACTTATATGACCGGAAGTTCTTTTTTAGTTGATGGGGGTATGATTAAATCTATTTAA
- a CDS encoding NAD(P)-dependent oxidoreductase — MVIPENTVIGFIGTGVMGKSMAGHLLAAGYQVIVYSRTKEKAGDLLEKGGYWGGTPQEVASKADVIFTMVGYPSDVEEIYLGENGLVNHAKAGSYIIDMTTSAPSLAVKIFKAAKEKDIHAIDAPVSGGDVGAKEAKLSIMVGGEEEDVEAIRPLLSLMGSNIVYQGKAGAGQHTKMCNQIAIASNMIGVCEAIVYAEKAGLNPESVLKSITAGAAGSWSLSNLAPRMLHGNFEPGFYIKHFIKDMKIALDEAEHMNMEVPGLTLAKKLYDKLSEMGEENSGTQALYKYWKS; from the coding sequence TTGGTTATTCCAGAAAATACAGTAATTGGGTTTATCGGGACAGGCGTCATGGGGAAAAGTATGGCCGGACATCTATTGGCGGCCGGCTATCAAGTAATTGTTTATTCAAGGACAAAGGAAAAGGCAGGAGATCTACTTGAAAAAGGTGGATATTGGGGGGGGACACCTCAAGAAGTAGCTTCAAAGGCAGATGTTATTTTTACCATGGTCGGGTATCCCTCAGACGTTGAAGAGATTTACCTGGGGGAAAATGGATTGGTTAATCATGCTAAAGCAGGCAGTTATATCATCGATATGACAACTTCCGCTCCATCACTGGCAGTAAAAATATTTAAAGCAGCAAAAGAAAAAGACATTCATGCAATTGATGCACCTGTTTCCGGAGGTGATGTAGGCGCAAAGGAAGCAAAGCTGTCAATAATGGTTGGCGGCGAAGAAGAGGACGTGGAGGCAATAAGACCGCTCCTAAGCCTGATGGGGTCAAATATTGTGTACCAGGGAAAAGCTGGTGCTGGCCAGCACACCAAAATGTGCAATCAAATTGCAATTGCTTCTAATATGATAGGGGTTTGTGAAGCGATCGTATATGCTGAAAAAGCTGGTTTAAATCCAGAGTCCGTTTTAAAAAGTATTACCGCTGGTGCTGCAGGCAGCTGGTCATTAAGCAATCTTGCACCAAGAATGCTTCACGGTAATTTTGAACCAGGGTTTTACATAAAACATTTTATTAAGGATATGAAAATTGCCTTGGATGAAGCTGAGCACATGAACATGGAAGTGCCAGGTTTAACTTTGGCCAAAAAACTGTATGACAAACTTTCTGAAATGGGCGAGGAAAATAGCGGTACGCAGGCTCTTTATAAATATTGGAAGTCCTAA
- a CDS encoding metallophosphoesterase: MPQKMKRRTFLKSTFGTFLTVLGLGSGGYFYANRIEPSLLEINKIEIKHTLIPDSFNGIKIVQFSDTHLGFHYNVNQFKKLVEKINELEPDLIFFTGDLLDEPNKYGEINKIAPILKQLNATIGKYCIYGNHDHGGYGSEIYRNLMELSDFTLLLNESLLIKQKDGSSISLIGIDDRMLGKPDLDLAMKRVPDDSFKLLLSHAPDVADEALNYGIHWQLSGHSHGGQVKIPFVGALVIPPFAQNYPEGLYTISGVNALSLYVNRGIGTTRLPFRFMAKPELTVFTLISSGTD, from the coding sequence ATGCCCCAAAAAATGAAAAGGAGAACTTTCTTGAAAAGTACTTTTGGTACATTCCTCACGGTTCTCGGTCTTGGTTCAGGCGGTTACTTCTATGCCAATCGAATTGAACCTTCACTACTAGAAATCAATAAAATCGAAATTAAGCATACCCTAATTCCAGATAGTTTTAACGGAATAAAAATTGTCCAATTTAGCGATACACATCTAGGGTTTCACTATAATGTCAACCAATTTAAAAAGTTAGTAGAAAAAATTAATGAACTAGAGCCTGACTTAATTTTTTTTACAGGGGACTTATTGGACGAGCCAAATAAATATGGTGAAATCAATAAAATCGCTCCAATTTTAAAGCAATTAAATGCCACTATCGGTAAATATTGCATTTACGGAAACCATGATCATGGGGGCTATGGTTCAGAAATCTATCGGAACCTTATGGAATTATCTGACTTTACTTTACTGCTAAACGAATCTCTACTTATCAAACAAAAAGATGGCAGCTCTATTTCTCTTATAGGAATAGATGATCGTATGCTCGGAAAACCCGACTTGGATTTAGCCATGAAACGAGTCCCTGACGATTCATTTAAATTGCTTTTATCGCATGCTCCAGATGTTGCTGACGAAGCCTTGAATTATGGGATACATTGGCAATTAAGCGGGCATAGTCATGGAGGGCAGGTGAAAATACCTTTTGTTGGTGCACTCGTAATCCCACCGTTCGCACAGAATTACCCTGAGGGTCTATATACGATTAGCGGGGTCAATGCCTTATCGCTATATGTAAACCGAGGAATTGGTACCACTCGTCTGCCCTTTCGATTCATGGCGAAACCTGAATTAACTGTATTTACACTTATCTCATCTGGAACAGATTAG
- a CDS encoding EAL-associated domain-containing protein has translation MDALDILTDLENVIPYFQPIFSADEQRVIAYEVLGRYRSEGNIISLGQFFLDDQIPDEYKYEVDLLLVQKALDLAIELEDDVSIYLNRDADLLMYRHGEPFLQELLAFEKKGLSLKRIVLEISEGNYKGDFAQLDHLLQYYRTYGIKVAIAGIDNDTNYFERIGKLNPEIIKINLQALKSNATASSFTDVLFSLSLLARKIGATLLFENIEMSYQLQFAWKNGGRYYQGFYLHPPAPDFIERELLKERLKGKFHEFIAYEKRKLEAIYSAAAYFQNKVQDILVKNKKANYEELFTSLAKEMDGIAFRMYVCDEDGFQKSSNILKGENGWFTQKEYILKNWSWRPYFLENIIKMRNEGKGILSDLYSDIETGETIRTFSIPINGNDYLFIDITYQYLFDHDQLL, from the coding sequence ATGGATGCATTGGATATCCTAACGGATCTTGAAAATGTCATTCCTTATTTTCAACCAATTTTCAGTGCCGATGAGCAGCGTGTTATTGCATATGAGGTTTTGGGTAGGTATCGATCGGAAGGTAACATCATTAGCTTGGGTCAATTTTTTCTTGATGACCAAATCCCTGATGAATATAAATATGAAGTTGATCTTCTGTTAGTTCAGAAAGCATTAGACCTAGCAATAGAGCTAGAAGATGATGTCAGTATCTATTTGAATCGTGACGCCGATTTACTCATGTATCGACATGGAGAGCCATTTCTACAGGAACTGTTGGCTTTTGAAAAAAAAGGATTGAGTTTAAAGAGAATAGTCCTTGAAATTTCTGAAGGTAATTATAAGGGTGATTTTGCTCAATTGGATCATTTATTACAATATTATCGTACGTATGGAATTAAGGTTGCCATTGCCGGTATTGATAATGATACCAATTACTTTGAGCGGATTGGTAAATTAAATCCTGAAATTATAAAAATAAATCTACAGGCCTTAAAATCAAACGCAACTGCTTCAAGCTTTACTGATGTCCTATTTTCTCTGTCTTTATTGGCTAGAAAAATTGGTGCCACATTACTATTTGAAAATATAGAAATGAGTTATCAGCTTCAGTTTGCATGGAAAAATGGCGGGAGATATTACCAAGGTTTTTATCTTCATCCACCTGCACCGGACTTTATTGAGCGGGAATTACTAAAAGAGCGATTAAAAGGAAAATTTCATGAATTTATTGCCTATGAGAAGAGAAAGCTTGAGGCAATTTATTCAGCCGCTGCATATTTCCAAAATAAAGTACAAGACATTTTAGTAAAGAATAAAAAAGCTAATTATGAGGAGTTATTTACTTCACTTGCGAAGGAAATGGATGGGATTGCATTTCGAATGTATGTATGTGATGAAGATGGTTTTCAAAAATCCTCTAATATCCTTAAAGGTGAAAACGGCTGGTTTACGCAAAAAGAATATATCCTAAAAAATTGGAGCTGGCGTCCATATTTTTTAGAAAATATTATCAAAATGAGAAATGAAGGCAAAGGAATTCTCTCTGACTTATATAGTGATATTGAGACTGGAGAAACAATCCGCACCTTCTCTATTCCTATAAATGGGAATGACTATTTATTTATTGATATTACCTATCAGTATTTATTTGATCATGACCAGTTGTTATAA
- a CDS encoding YkyB family protein — translation MTDDRKQPHTKAKLTIDNLSQALFIVNRHAKTAPNPKFLYKLKHESLKKLIEEGKAKKIGLHFSQNPRNSKQQSDVLVECGHYTFHIPPTKSDFAELPHLGKLDGSVRNPKTSLSLSQAKSVLQTYTGIKEMEQPPSNPQKNRPYQKPIFKKLGERYT, via the coding sequence TTGACTGATGATAGAAAACAACCCCATACAAAAGCAAAGCTAACGATCGATAACCTCTCACAAGCTCTCTTTATTGTTAATCGCCATGCGAAAACAGCTCCAAACCCCAAATTTTTATACAAATTAAAGCATGAATCTTTAAAGAAATTAATCGAAGAAGGAAAAGCAAAAAAAATAGGTCTTCATTTTTCACAAAATCCACGTAATAGTAAACAACAATCCGACGTCCTCGTTGAATGTGGTCATTATACTTTTCATATTCCTCCTACCAAGTCTGACTTTGCTGAACTGCCTCATTTGGGTAAATTAGATGGAAGTGTTAGAAATCCAAAAACCTCACTTTCACTAAGCCAAGCAAAATCGGTTTTACAGACATATACCGGAATTAAAGAAATGGAGCAGCCACCTTCAAACCCACAAAAAAACCGCCCCTATCAAAAACCAATTTTTAAAAAGTTAGGGGAAAGATATACGTAA
- a CDS encoding aminotransferase A, whose translation MEHLINTRVQEIEVSGIRKFYNMVSHIDDVISLTIGQPDFQTPEHVKQAGIKAIEDNFTSYTHNAGISELRTAACDFVAKKYGLTYEPDSEVIVTVGASEAIDITFRTILAEGTEVILPGPIYPGYEPIIQMCGAVPVHVDIRDNQFRFTLDMIKPYITDKTRCIVMPYPSNPTGVSLTEIELKEIADYLKERKIFVLADEIYSELTYDQPHISIASFLKEKTIVINGLSKSHSMTGWRIGFLFAPKDITKHILKVHQYNVSCAASIAQRAALAALTTGMDDAIPMKKEYIKRRDYVYNRLTAMGLQVVKPDGAFYFFVKIPDFIQLNSFDFALEMVHQAKVAVVPGSAFSEYGEGYFRLSFACSLEKLETGLNRIETFFNTKK comes from the coding sequence GTGGAACATTTAATAAATACCAGAGTTCAAGAAATTGAAGTTTCGGGCATTAGAAAATTTTATAATATGGTGTCACACATAGATGATGTCATCTCACTAACGATTGGTCAGCCAGATTTTCAGACACCAGAGCATGTCAAACAAGCTGGCATCAAAGCGATTGAGGATAATTTCACCTCCTATACCCATAATGCGGGTATCAGTGAATTACGAACTGCCGCTTGCGATTTCGTTGCAAAGAAATACGGGCTCACTTATGAGCCAGATTCGGAAGTAATTGTTACTGTAGGAGCAAGTGAAGCTATTGATATCACATTTAGAACCATTCTAGCTGAAGGTACAGAGGTAATTTTGCCTGGGCCCATATATCCTGGATATGAACCCATCATTCAGATGTGTGGGGCAGTACCTGTGCATGTCGATATCAGGGATAATCAATTCCGATTTACATTAGACATGATTAAACCTTATATAACTGATAAGACACGCTGTATTGTCATGCCTTATCCATCTAATCCGACAGGAGTCAGTCTCACAGAGATAGAGTTAAAAGAAATAGCTGATTACTTAAAAGAGAGAAAAATATTCGTACTTGCAGATGAAATATACAGCGAGTTGACTTATGATCAGCCGCATATTTCCATTGCTTCGTTTTTAAAAGAGAAAACAATTGTAATAAATGGCTTATCAAAATCTCATTCAATGACCGGGTGGAGAATAGGGTTCCTATTTGCTCCTAAAGACATTACGAAGCACATCTTAAAGGTGCACCAATATAATGTTTCCTGTGCGGCATCCATTGCACAAAGAGCCGCTTTAGCTGCTTTAACAACTGGAATGGATGATGCCATTCCAATGAAAAAGGAATATATCAAAAGACGCGACTATGTTTATAATCGTTTAACTGCAATGGGGCTTCAAGTCGTTAAGCCTGATGGGGCCTTTTACTTTTTTGTAAAGATCCCCGACTTCATTCAATTAAACAGTTTTGATTTTGCACTAGAGATGGTTCATCAAGCAAAAGTTGCAGTAGTTCCTGGAAGTGCATTCTCTGAATACGGTGAAGGTTATTTTCGATTATCATTTGCCTGTTCACTTGAAAAGTTAGAAACCGGATTGAACCGAATAGAGACATTTTTTAATACGAAAAAATAA